In Clostridium sporogenes, one genomic interval encodes:
- a CDS encoding AbrB/MazE/SpoVT family DNA-binding domain-containing protein — protein sequence MKSTGVVRRVDELGRIVIPIELRRTLDIAEKDALEIYVDGEQIILKKYEPACIFCGDARDVINYKGKNICKNCLNEIKDNK from the coding sequence ATGAAATCAACAGGTGTGGTTAGAAGAGTAGACGAATTAGGAAGAATTGTTATTCCTATAGAATTGAGAAGGACTTTAGATATAGCTGAAAAAGATGCTCTAGAAATATATGTAGATGGTGAACAAATCATATTAAAAAAATATGAACCAGCATGTATATTCTGCGGAGATGCTAGAGATGTTATAAACTATAAAGGTAAAAATATTTGTAAAAACTGTCTTAATGAAATAAAAGACAATAAATAA